Proteins from one Podospora pseudoanserina strain CBS 124.78 chromosome 1, whole genome shotgun sequence genomic window:
- the MSC7 gene encoding Meiotic Sister-Chromatid recombination aldehyde dehydrogenase (COG:E; EggNog:ENOG503NXCB): MAETLMEAPRSLLIQLRLAIQEKTSLDISEPAWSIVWSGIALFAVWYMAVRENDKPILYRVPSPKVPENAEILEEPAIKVSGSTAVQCYAPATGQFLGFANPSSSNAIDRAIEQAKAAQEQWATTSFRERRAVLRTLLQHVLDNQEEICRVACLDSGKSMVDAQLGEILVTAEKLEWTIKHGEKALRPSRRPTNLLMSYKRNTVYHEPLGVVAALVSWNYPFHNFIGPVISALFSGNGIVVKVSEQTAWSSGYFTSIARGALVAHGHNPSLIQTVVCWPQTASHLTSHPGISHITFIGSRPVCHKVAASAAKALIPVVAELGGKDASIILDSLPDRDVPRVVETLLRGSFQAAGQNCIGIERIIATPGLYDRLVSLLEPRVKSLRLGQDKDVGAMISDSSFSRLESLISEAVSKGARLLAGGRRYTHPDHPKGHYFTPTLLVDVTPDMAIANEECFAPVMTVMKTPSDRVEDILSVANAPDFGLGSSVFGGETDPRIPVIVKKIKAGMIAVNDFGATYAVQLPFGGVAGSGYGRFAGEEGLRGLCNVKSVCEDRFGAWWWFGGVRTSIPPAMRYPVNDQERSSRFARGVVEMGYAPGWGRKLAKGLGNIMGNM; this comes from the exons ATGGCGGAGACACTGATGGAGGCTCCCAGGAGCTTGCTCATCCAGCTGCGCCTGGCGATACAGGAGAAAAC GTCTCTTGATATCTCCGAGCCCGCATGGTCGATTGTGTGGTCTGGGATTGCTTTGTTTGCTGTTTGGTATATGGCTGTTCGGGAGAACGACAAGCCCATTCTCTATCGAGTCCCGTCGCCGAAGGTTCCTGAGAACGCTGAGATTCTCGAGGAGCCAGCTATCAAG GTCTCTGGATCTACCGCTGTTCAATGCTATGCGCCGGCTACAGGCCAGTTCCTCGGCTTCGCcaacccttcctcctcgaacGCTATCGACCGTGCCATTGAGCAAGCAAAGGCCGCCCAGGAGCAATGGGCCACCACCTCGTTTCGCGAACGCCGGGCGGTTCTTAGAACCTTGCTTCAACATGTACTTGACAACCAAGAGGAGATCTGCCGCGTCGCCTGTCTCGACAGCGGTAAATCCATGGTCGACGCCCAGCTCGGCGAGATCCTCGTCACGGCCGAAAAGCTCGAATGGACCATCAAGCACGGTGAAAAGGCCCTCcgcccctcccgccgcccTACCAACCTTCTCATGAGCTACAAGCGCAACACGGTCTACCACGAACCCCTCGGTGTTGTTGCGGCCTTGGTCAGCTGGAACTACCCCTTCCACAACTTCATCGGCCCCGTCATCTCGGCTCTCTTCTCCGGCAACGGCATCGTCGTCAAGGTCTCTGAGCAAACCGCCTGGTCATCCGGTTACTTCACCTCGATCGCGCGAGGTGCTCTCGTCGCACACGgacacaacccctccctgaTCCAAACGGTAGTCTGCTGGCCCCAAACCGCCTCCCATCTCACCTCCCACCCTGGAATCTCCCACATAACCTTCATCGGCTCCCGCCCCGTCTGCCACAAGGTCGCCGCCTCTGCCGCGAAGGCCCTCATCCCCGTGGTGGCTGAACTCGGAGGGAAAGAtgcctccatcatcctcgatTCCTTGCCCGACCGTGACGTCCCCCGCGTGGTTGAAACCCTGCTGCGAGGCTCCTTCCAGGCAGCGGGACAAAACTGCATCGGCATCGAGCGCATCATCGCCACCCCGGGCCTCTACGACAGACTTGTTTCCCTCCTCGAACCTCGCGTCAAATCCCTCCGCCTAGGCCAAGACAAGGACGTGGGCGCCATGATCTCGgacagctccttctcccgccTCGAATCGCTCATCTCGGAAGCCGTCTCCAAGGGGGCGAGACTGCTGGCCGGCGGGAGGAGGTACACTCACCCTGACCACCCCAAGGGTCACTATTTTACTCCCACTTTGCTGGTCGACGTGACTCCCGACATGGCCATCGCCAACGAGGAGTGTTTTGCCCCTGTGATGACGGTGATGAAGACGCCCTCCGACAGGGTGGAGGATATCCTCTCGGTAGCCAACGCTCCCGATTTCGGGCTGGGAAGTTctgtttttggaggggagACGGACCCGAGAATACCGGTGATTgtgaagaagatcaaggccgGAATGATCGCGGTCAACGACTTTGGGGCTACGTACGCGGTGCAGCTACCTTTTGGCGGGGTGGCGGGCAGTGGGTACGGGAGGTTTGccggggaggaagggttgagggggttgtgcaATGTCAAGTCGGTGTGTGAGGATCGGTTtggggcttggtggtggtttgggggggtgaggaCGAGTATCCCGCCTGCGATGAGGTATCCTGTGAACGACCAAGAAAGGAGCTCGAGGTTTGctaggggggtggtggagatggggtaCGCTccggggtgggggaggaagctggcgaAGGGGTTGGGAAATATTATGGGGAACATGTGA
- the DNF1 gene encoding phospholipid transporting ATPase (COG:P; EggNog:ENOG503NWQ9): MASPPMAEEGNDNLGPEISMQRTRWATRKMTVKSGTKKRLSLIGRKQHNRTASEKKRASGGAGSLQQPEEAVPEEAEVDTQSESAHDEGGPAPRQLYFGQPLPRELQDEEGKPARQFTRNKIRTAKYTPLSFIPKNLFFQFHNVANIFFLFIVILVIFPIFGGVNPGLNAVPLIFIICVTAVKDAIEDYRRTILDNELNNAPVHRLLGVENVNVEEDNVSLWRRIKKATSRFFGALWRAIEGLWKKDEHAAEEKSKSVDPRMSIETRTTPWEAVASPMSRNSFVSAREEIQMTPVPSPLPRNHEEAPSTSTAVENEGLLLQALKGDMINPDVPISGKARFHRDAWKSLVVGDFVRIYNDDELPADIIILATSDPDGACYVETKNLDGETNLKVRSALRCGRTLKHARDCERARFVIESEPPQANLYKYNGAIKWQQKVPWDPKGEPREMSEPISIDNMLLRGCNLRNTEWALGIVVFTGHDTKIMMNAGITPSKRARIARELNFNVICNLGILVAICLVAAFVNGVTWAKDDASLAWFEYGSIGSTPELTGFITFWAAVIVFQNLIPISLYISLEIVRTLQAYFIYSDIGMYYDKIDQPCIPKSWNISDDVGQIEYIFSDKTGTLTQNVMEFKKATINGQPYGEAYTEAQAGMNKRMGIDVENEAKVIRAEIAAAKVRALEGLRSLHENPYLHDEDLTFIAPDFVEDLAGKNGREQQEANAHFMLALALCHTVIAEKVPGNPPKMEFKAQSPDEAALVATARDMGFTVLGSANDGINVNVMGEDRHYPVLNTIEFNSSRKRMSAIVRMPDGKIILFCKGADSIIYSRLKKGEQQELRKETAKHLEMFAIEGLRTLCIAQKELSEEEYREWRKEHDLAATALENREDRLEEVADKIERDLTLLGGTAIEDRLQDGVPDTIALLGDAGIKLWVLTGDKVETAINIGFSCNLLHNDMDLLRIQVNEDESGMSSEEDYLAHAEEQLDNGLAKFQMTGSDEELKMAKKDHEPPAATHGLVIDGFTLRWVLSDALKQKFLLLCKQCKSVLCCRVSPAQKAAVVAMVKNGLDVMTLSIGDGANDVAMIQEADVGVGIAGVEGRQAVMSSDYAIGQFRFLQRLVLVHGRWSYRRLAESISNFFYKNMIWTFAIFWFQIYCNFDIAYIYEYTYILMFNLFFTSVPVILMGVLDQDVSDTVSLVVPQLYRRGIERKEWTQTKFWAYMADGVYQSAACFFIPFVFVTLTATAAGNGLDIAERTRLGCYIAHPAVFTINAYILINTYRWDWLTLLAIVISDVFIFFWTGVYTASTYAVTFYQAAPQVYQELTFWMCFIVTPAICLLPRLVVKCIQKQTFPYDVDIIREQAKQGLFDDPQAVATAAAASEGLEGTSTGSSASSGKMSGRSRKSKHAQYASVDEDRRPIYPPSIAATHNTRAQNGSDGTNYIMQNRQSMDLPEAEPVDSIQREITGPGRPSIDRARPSYDRVRRSIDRVRPSFEASNDFTSAARLSRIESSHSAQGLPGQRRFNLTTVRKRGLSAFSKQSIE, translated from the exons atggCTTCTCCACCAATGGCAGAAGAGGGGAACGATAACTTGGGGCCGGAAATATCGATGCAGAGGACACGATGGGCCACCCGGAAGATGACGGTGAAGAGTGGGACGAAGAAGCGTCTATCACTGATAGGCAGGAAACAACACAACCGGACCGCGTCGGAAAAGAAGAGGGCAtctggaggagcaggttCGCTACAGCAGCCCGAGGAGGCTGTcccagaagaagcagaggTCGATACCCAGAGCGAGAGTGCGCACGACGAGGGCGGCCCTGCTCCAAGACAACTTTATTTTGGCCAGCCGTTGCCACGCGAACtccaagacgaagaaggcaAGCCGGCTCGACAGTTTACGAGAAACAAGATCCGAACGGCCAAGTACACGCCATTATCCTTTATTCCTAAAAACCTTTTCTTTCAATTTCACAATGTCGCCAACATATTCTTCTTGTTCATAGTGATTCTAGTT ATTTTCCCtatttttggtggtgttaATCCTGGACTAAACGCCGTACCCCTAATTTTTATTATCTGCGTTACCGCAGTCAAGGACGCCATCGAAGATTACCGACGGACGATCCTGGATAATGAGCTCAACAATGCCCCCGTTCATCGGTTACTCGGGGTCGAGAATGTGaatgtggaggaggacaacGTTTCTCTTTGGCGGAGGATAAAGAAGGCAACTTCGCGGTTCTTTGGAGCTCTCTGGCGTGCCATCGAGGGGTTATGGAAGAAGGACGAACAcgctgccgaggagaagtCGAAGTCGGTCGATCCGCGCATGTCGATTGAGACCAGGACGACACCCTGGGAGGCGGTCGCATCACCCATGTCACGAAACTCGTTTGTCTCGGCTCGAGAAGAAATTCAAATGACGCCAGTACCATCGCCGTTGCCACGAAATCATGAAGAGGCTCCCAGCACCTCTACCGCCGTGGAAAATGagggccttcttctccaagcGCTCAAGGGTGATATGATAAACCCAGACGTTCCGATCTCTGGTAAGGCCAGGTTTCACAGGGATGCTTGGAAGAGCTTGGTTGTGGGCGATTTTGTCCGTATCTACAACGACGACGAACTTCCGGCCGATATCATCATTCTCGCGACTTCGGATCCCGATGGTGCATGCTACGTGGAAACCAAGAACCTGGATGGGGAAACCAACTTGAAAGTTCGGTCCGCCCTTCGATGTGGTCGTACTCTGAAGCATGCCCGTGATTGCGAACGAGCTCGGTTCGTGATTGAAAGCGAGCCGCCTCAGGCAAATCTCTACAAGTACAATGGTGCGATCAAGTGGCAGCAAAAGGTACCCTGGGATCCAAAAGGGGAGCCCAGGGAGATGTCGGAACCTATCAGCATCGACAACATGCTTCTCCGCGGATGCAATCTGCGCAATACTGAGTGGGCTCTCGGCATCGTTGTCTTCACCGGCCACGACACCAAGATCATGATGAATGCAGGTATCACGCCCAGTAAGCGGGCCCGCATCGCTCGCGAGCTGAACTTCAACGTCATCTGCAATCTGGGTATTCTCGTGGCGATCTGCTTGGTGGCTGCTTTTGTGAACGGTGTTACCTGGGCCAAGGACGATGCTTCGCTCGCTTGGTTTGAATATGGCTCCATCGGCTCAACGCCGGAACTGACGGGGTTCATCACATTCTGGGCTGCTGTCATCGTCTTCCAGAACTTGATTCCGATTTCCCTGTACATTTCGCTCGAAATTGTACGGACGCTACAGGCCTACTTCATCTACAGCGACATTGGGATGTACTATGATAAGATCGATCAGCCTTGTATCCCCAAGTCCTGGAATATCTCTGATGACGTCGGTCAAATTGAATACATTTTCTCGGACAAGACAGGCACACTCACGCAAAACGTCATGGAGTTCAAGAAAGCCACGATCAACGGTCAACCTTACGGCGAGGCCTACACGGAGGCACAGGCCGGCATGAACAAGCGTATGGGCATCGACGTTGAGAACGAGGCGAAGGTGATCCGGGCCGAGATCGCCGCAGCCAAGGTGAGGGCCCTGGAAGGCCTTCGTTCGCTCCATGAGAACCCGTACCTGCATGACGAGGACTTGACCTTCATTGCCCCTGATTTTGTGGAGGATCTCGCTGGTAAGAACGGCAGGGAACAGCAAGAGGCAAACGCGCATTTCATGCTGGCCCTTGCTCTCTGTCACACAGTGATCGCGGAGAAGGTTCCCGGCAACCCTCCTAAGATGGAATTCAAGGCTCAATCTCCAGATGAGGCTGCCCTGGTGGCAACCGCCCGCGATATGGGTTTCACAGTCCTCGGCTCCGCCAACGATGGGATCAACGTCAACGTCATGGGCGAGGACAGGCATTACCCGGttctcaacaccatcgaaTTCAACTCTAGCAGAAAGAGGATGAGCGCAATCGTGAGGATGCCCGACGGCAAGATCATCTTGTTCTGCAAGGGTGCCGACAGCATCATTTACTCGCGTCTCAAGAAAGGAGAACAGCAGGAACTTCGCAAGGAAACCGCCAAACATCTCGAGATGTTCGCCATCGAGGGTCTCCGTACTTTGTGCATTGCACAAAAGGAGCTCTCCGAGGAAGAATACCGCGAGTGGCGAAAGGAGCACGACCTTGCCGCCACCGCGCTGGAAAACCGCGAGGACAGgctcgaggaggttgctgatAAGATCGAGCGTGACTTGACCCTGCTGGGCGGCACGGCTATTGAAGACAGACTTCAGGACGGTGTCCCTGACACCATCGCTCTTCTCGGCGATGCCGGCATCAAGCTCTGGGTCCTGACTGGCGACAAGGTCGAAACGGCCATCAACATCGGTTTCTCTTGCAACCTCTTGCACAACGACATGGACCTTCTTCGCATCCAGGTTAACGAGGATGAAAGTGGCATGTCTTCGGAAGAGGATTATCTGGCGCACGCTGAAGAACAACTCGACAACGGTTTGGCCAAGTTTCAGATGACTGGCAGTGACGAAGAGCTTAAGATGGCTAAGAAGGACCACGAACCCCCGGCCGCTACTCACGGTCTCGTCATCGACGGTTTCACCCTCCGCTGGGTGCTCAGCGATGCTCTGAAGCAGAAGTTCTTGCTCTTGTGCAAGCAGTGCAAGTCAGTTCTCTGCTGCCGTGTCAGTCCCGCCCAAAAAGCCGCCGTGGTTGCCATGGTCAAGAATGGTCTCGATGTCATGACCCTGTCgattggtgatggtgccaaCGATGTGGCCATGATCCAGGAAGCCGACGTTGGTGTCGGTATTGCTGGTGTCGAAGGTCGTCAAGCCGTCATGTCTTCGGATTATGCCATTGGACAGTTCCGCTTCTTGCAGaggcttgttcttgttcacGGCCGATGGTCCTACCGGCGCTTGGCAGAGTCGATTAGCAACTTCTTCTACAAGAACATGATTTGGACCTTTGCCATTTTCTGGTTCCAAATCTACTGCAACTTCGACATCGCTTACATCTACGAGTATACCTATATCCTAATGTTcaatctcttcttcacctcggTGCCGGTCATTCTCATGGGTGTGTTGGACCAGGATGTGTCGGACACTGTGTCGTTGGTGGTGCCCCAGCTCTATCGACGTGGCATTGAGCGCAAGGAATGGACACAGACCAAGTTCTG GGCATATATGGCTGATGGTGTCTACCAGTCCGCCGCTTGTTTCTTCATCCCATTCGTGTTCGTCACCTTGACGGCCACAGCAGCCGGCAACGGACTGGACATCGCAGAGCGCACCCGTCTTGGGTGCTACATTGCCCACCCGGCCGTCTTCACGATCAATGCCTAcattctcatcaacacctACCGATGGGATTGGCTGACATTGCTCGCCATAGTAATCAGCgacgtcttcatcttcttctggaCTGGAGTGTACACGGCTAGTACCTACGCTGTCACGTTCTACCAAGCCGCCCCCCAGGTTTACCAGGAGTTGACCTTTTGGATGTGTTTCATTGTCACGCCGGCTATTTGCTTGCTTCCGCGTCTCGTGGTCAAATGCATTCAGAAGCAGACGTTCCCTTACGATGTGGACATCATTCGGGAGCAGGCCAAGCAGGGCTTGTTCGATGACCCGCAGGCTGTTGCGACTGCAGCTGCCGCGTCCGAGGGTCTCGAGGGTACCTCTACGGGCTCTTCAGCCTCTTCGGGCAAGATGTCGGGCAGAAGCCGCAAGTCTAAGCACGCTCAATATGCAAGCGTGGACGAAGACAGGCGGCCTATCTATCCTCCCTCCATCGCAGCCACGCACAACACACGCGCACAGAACGGCAGCGATGGCACCAACTACATCATGCAAAACCGGCAGTCCATGGATCTCCCTGAGGCCGAGCCGGTTGACAGCATTCAAAGAGAAATTACCGGACCTGGCCGGCCCTCGATAGACCGTGCTAGGCCGTCGTATGACCGAGTGAGGCGATCCATAGATCGGGTCCGTCCCAGCTTCGAGGCCAGTAACGACTTCACCTCGGCGGCGCGGCTCAGTAGGATTGAGTCGAGCCATTCGGCTCAAGGACTGCCGGGGCAGCGAAGGTTCAACCTGACCACGGTCAGGAAACGGGGGTTATCGGCATTCTCCAAGCAAAGCATTGAATGA
- a CDS encoding hypothetical protein (EggNog:ENOG503P667), which yields MSSNIFITSFFKPKVEDPSSPPQQPQIEKPSSSPPPPPPPSPSPPPPAPPSALRSLSSSPLPPSSALRSSSSSLPPVRKPRDRNEVIKGSDDEEDDSDDSDADAFPDLFTSLPPSAPAPASTLLATPKAKRIAVEACSSPLTINTKHRYDIKALLEHAEKDRKLNESQQRLAAVMAQGSPTRKDRSSFSARPITGVRDAMEAILPDLDSSEDEAKRGRRLLAVKRTEALEVRPEWYFFEEETQVDDGASITARASFPQARATGSWSFLAQEKGRREIIEDGLPYYIQSKQGDLPDDIFLWVLDEVLHEKSRKLREEYVRLLGVCPAQAARVMDPDLIVQMFRDLGASKHALAPASQQDQGNWLRKNPYSGRDWTPLQTVLRILSKTADGLSVPSLTQAMVILLRLGIDNIVRDDPGVAQDFQDCLPRIVRAVPREAWNNFCGDVTDSLYSHTHSPALRSLAISSLPFTHPRLNELRRRLALTFLFNEPQRARSRPEETFSIQSVLDLLEYSEHFIIDRHSKEFYNLRAMSEMVAVAVADGCPPQDGTNEAAHRQFNAEVDLLARHVRNMYSQIPDGSAAHSSKWEAKAQLKDFEAMLLRVIRTRAKPVGHIFRSEDEEDQDKKPVKQSSLTEWMLRKKNKAKTEPSTP from the exons ATGTCGAGTAATATCTTTATCACAAGCTTCTTTAAGCCAAAAGTGGAGGATCCATCGagccctccccaacaaccccaaatcgaaaaaccatcatcatcaccaccaccaccaccaccacca tcaccatccccgcccccaccagcaccaccctcagccCTACGCTcactctcttcctcaccGCTACCGCCTTCTTCAGCACTACGctcatcttcttcgtcacTGCCACCGGTCAGGAAACCTAGAGACAGGAATGAAGTGATCAAAGGCtcagatgatgaagaggatgattCGGACGACTCAGACGCTGATGCGTTTCCTGACCTTttcacctctctccctccttcgGCCCCAGCTCCGGCCTCTACCCTGCTAGCAACTCCAAAAGCAAAGAGAATCGCTGTCGAGGCCTGCTCATCACCACTCACAATCAACACAAAGCACAGGTACGACATCAAAGCCTTGCTTGAACATGCAGAGAAGGATCGAAAATTGAATGAGAGCCAGCAGcggcttgctgctgtcatGGCTCAAGGCTCCCCAACAAGGAAGGACAGATCTTCGTTCAGCGCCAGGCCAATCACTGGCGTTCGCGATGCCATGGAGGCTATTCTCCCGGATCTAGACAgcagtgaggatgaggctaagagagggaggagactTCTCGCTGTTAAAAGGACTGAAGCGCTGGAGGTGAGGCCGGAGTGGTATTTCTTTGAGGAAGAGACTCAGGTCGACGACGGCGCCTCTATTACGGCGAGGGCAAGCTTCCCACAAGCTAGGGCTACGGGCTCATGGTCATTTTTAGCTCAGGAAAAAGGCAGACGGGAAATAATCGAAGATGGGCTGCCTTATTACATCCAAAGCAAACAGGGCGATCTACCAGATGATATCTTCCTCTGGGTTCTGGATGAAGTCCTTCACGAAAAGTCTAGAAAGCTCCGTGAAGAGTATGTAAGACTTCTTGGAGTCTGTCCAGCGCAGGCAGCGCGGGTCATGGATCCCGACCTTATCGTTCAGATGTTTCGAGACCTTGGAGCCTCCAAACACGCCCTCGCACCAGCTtctcaacaagatcaaggcaACTGGCTAAGAAAGAACCCCTATTCCGGACGAGACTGGACCCCCTTGCAAACCGTCCTGCGCATTCTATCAAAAACCGCCGACGGCCTCTcagtcccctccctcacccaagCCATGgttatcctcctccgcctaGGAATAGACAACATCGTCCGCGACGACCCAGGCGTGGCACAAGACTTTCAGGACTGCCTTCCCCGCATAGTCCGAGCCGTCCCCCGGGAAGCCTGGAACAATTTT tgCGGCGACGTAACCGACTCCCTCTACTCCCACACCCATTCCCCAGCCCTCcgctccctcgccatctcctccctccccttcacccacCCACGTCTCAACGaactccgccgccgcctagCCCtaaccttcctcttcaacgaACCCCAACGCGCCCGCTCCAGACCAGAAGAAACCTTCTCCATCCAGTccgtcctcgacctcctgGAGTACTCAGAGCACTTCATCATCGACAGGCACAGCAAAGAGTTTTACAACCTCCGTGCCATGTCCGAGATGGTCGCCGTCGCAGTAGCCGACGGTTGCCCCCCACAGGATGGGACAAACGAGGCCGCTCACAGGCAGTTCAACGCCGAAGTAGACCTGCTGGCCCGCCATGTGAGGAACATGTACTCGCAGATTCCAGATGGCAGCGCGGCTCACTCGTCTAAATGGGAGGCCAAGGCGCAGCTCAAGGACTTTGAGGCGATGTTGCTGAGAGTGATCAGGACGAGGGCAAAGCCGGTGGGTCACATTTTCAGgtccgaggacgaggaggatcaGGACAAAAAGCCAGTCAAGCAGAGTTCCCTGACGGAGTGGATGCTGAGGAAGAAAAATAAGGCCAAGACTGAGCCGTCGACTCCTTAG
- the VMA4 gene encoding V-ATPase V1 sector subunit E (COG:C; EggNog:ENOG503NXSD; BUSCO:EOG09264OML), producing MSSIHALSDDQVGQELRKMTAFIKQEAEEKAREIEIKANEEFSMEKGKLVLQETDAIDAAYAKKFKQATMSQQITSSKVANKTRLRVLGARQELLDDIFQAAEKRLSEGTEDKGRYEGILKDLILEGFYAMNEPELQIRARKADYELVKNAIEKAEGEYKEKTGREVKATIDEENEVAEGSAGGVIIVGGNGKIDIDNTLEARLDLLKQSALPAMRKALFGDNPNRKFFD from the exons ATGTCAAGTATTCACGCCTTGTCCGACGACCAG GTCGGACAAGAACTCCGCAAAATGACCGCCTTCATCAAGCAAGAAGCCGAAGAAAAAGCCCGCGAAATCGAAATCAAAGCCAACGAAGAATTCTCCATGGAAAAGGGCAAGCTCGTCCTCCAGGAGACCGACGCCATCGACGCCGCCTACGCCAAAAAGTTCAAGCAGGCCACCATGTCGCAGCAAATCACCAGCTCCAAAGTCGCCAACAAGACCCGTCTCCGCGTCCTGGGTGCCCGTCAGGAGTTGCTCGACGACATCTTCCAGGCGGCCGAGAAGAGGCTGAGCGAGGGGACCGAGGACAAGGGCAGGTACGAGGGCATCCTCAAGGATTTGATTCTGGAGGGGTTCTATGCGATGAACGAGCCGGAGCTGCAGATtagggcgaggaaggcggatTATGAGCTGGTCAAGAATGCGATTgagaaggcggagggggagtataaggagaagacggggagggaggtcaAGGCGACGATTGATGAGGAGAatgaggttgctgaggggaG CGCCGGTGGTGTGATCATTGTTGGTGGCAACGGCAAGATCGACATTGACAACACTTTGGAGGCCAGGCTGGATCTGCTAAAGCAGAGCGCCCTTCCCGCCATGCGCAAGGCTCTGTTTGGcgacaaccccaaccgcAAGTTCTTTGACTAA